One Callospermophilus lateralis isolate mCalLat2 chromosome 6, mCalLat2.hap1, whole genome shotgun sequence genomic region harbors:
- the LOC143402124 gene encoding olfactory receptor 12D3-like, producing the protein MENVSTVDEFLLLSLTSVQELQPVFFMMFLIIYLINLAENGAILIIVILEPKLHSPMYFFLGNLSCLDICYSSVTLPKVLMNLLSTRRAISFLGCITQLHFFHFLGSTEAILLALMAFDRFVAICNPLRYTVIMNPQLCVLLAAVAWLISFFYALMHSVMTARLDFCHSLKLNHFLCDVKPLLELACSNTELNQWLLSVVTGSISMGAFFLTLLSYFYIIGFLVLKNRSCRILHKALSTCASHFMVVCLFYGPVGFTYIRPPSATSMSEDRTVAVIYSAITPVLNPVIYTFRNKEVMLALKKIFGRKLFKDCH; encoded by the coding sequence ATGGAGAATGTCTCTACAGTGGATGAGTTTCTTTTACTCAGCCTGACCAGTGTTCAGGAGCTGCAGCCAGTCTTCTTTATGATGTTCTTAATTATTTACCTGATCAACTTGGCTGAAAATGGAGCGATATTAATAATTGTAATTTTGGAACCCAAACTGCACTCCCCTATGTATTTCTTTTTGGGAAATCTTTCTTGTCTGGATATTTGTTATTCTTCGGTGACACTGCCCAAGGTGCTTATGAACCTGCTCTCCACTCGCAGGGCCATATCTTTCCTAGGCTGTATCACTCAGCTACACTTTTTCCACTTTCTGGGAAGTACTGAGGCCATCTTACTGGCACTGATGGCCTTTGACCGTTTTGTGGCCATCTGCAACCCACTTCGCTACACTGTCATCATGAACCCACAGCTGTGTGTCCTATTGGCAGCTGTGGCCTGGCTCATTAGCTTCTTCTATGCTCTGATGCATTCTGTCATGACTGCACGCCTGGACTTTTGCCATTCTCTGAAACTTAACCACTTCCTCTGTGATGTGAAACCCCTCCTGGAACTGGCCTGCAGTAACACAGAACTCAACCAGTGGCTTCTTTCTGTTGTCACAGGGAGCATATCCATGGGAGCTTTCTTTCTCACACTCCTCTCCTACTTCTACATTATTGGCTTCCTTGTGTTGAAGAACAGGTCCTGCAGGATACTCCATAAGGCTCTGTCCACTTGTGCCTCCCATTTTATGGTGGTGTGTCTCTTTTATGGACCTGTGGGTTTTACATATATTCGTCCTCCTTCAGCTACATCCATGAGTGAGGACCGGACAGTGGCTGTCATATACAGTGCAATCACCCCAGTGCTGAATCCGGTGATCTACACCTTTAGGAATAAAGAAGTGATGTTGGCTCTGAAGAAAATCTTTGGGAGGAAGCTCTTTAAAGATTGCCATTAG